TGTCCTTGAGGTATTGAGCCTGTTCAGCCGCTCGCTGTGCGCGAATTTGCTTCTTCCACATTGCAGCATAGTGTCCATTACGATCAAGCAATTCCTCATGTGTGCCCCGCTCCTGGACCCTGCCCTTGTGCAGGACGAGGATCTGGTCAGCGTGGGTGATTGTGCTAAGACGATGAGCAATGATGAGCATAGTGCGACCCTTTGCTAATGTTGTGAAAGCTTCCTGGATGTGCTGTTCTGTTTCCGTGTCGAGCGCTGCGGTGGCTTCGTCAAGCATGATGATACGCGGGTTCTTCAGAATAGTACGAGCAATAGCAACACGTTGCTTCTCACCTCCTGAGAGACGTAGACCACGGTCACCGACCTTGGTTTCATACTTGTCCGGGAATGTCATGATCTTGTCGTGAATACTGGCAGCTCTGCACGCCTCGTGTACCTGTTCGTCGGTTGCCTCGGGGTTGGCATACTTGAGGTTGTACATGAGTGTCTCATTGAAGAGTACAGTGTCCTGGGGCACGACGCCGATGTGGCCACGTACAGAGTCGATGGTAAGATCTTCCACGTCGTGTCCGTCAACCTGGATGCTTCCGGACATGGTGTTGTAGAATCGGTACAGCAGGCGGAAGACGGTTGATTTACCGCCACCAGACTCACCAACGAAAGCCGTCGTGGTACCTGGCTCGCAATGAAAGTCAAGTCCTGTCAAAGCTGGCTTACGCTGATCGTAGGCAAAGTGCACGTCCTGGAATCGAAGATTACCCTCGCATGTTGGCAGCGGCTGTGCATCTTCTTTGTCGACCACGGTAGGTTGCTCCTTGAACAGCTCAAGCATTCGCTCCGAGTTGATCATAGCAGACTGGATCATCCTGTAAAAGGTGCCGAAGAAATTGAGAGGACTTTGAAGTTGGCCCATGTACGTGATCAACGTGACAAACTTGCCAACTTCAAGTTCTCCTGTCGCAACCTGGTAGGCGGCTATGAAGCAAGTTACCAGTAGACCGATCATGAAAACCATGTTCTGTGTGATATTCATGATGTTCAACGATATCATGACCTTGTACTCGGCGTTTTGATACTTCTTGACAGCCTCACGGTAGCGATTGAACTCGTACGCTTCAGCATTGAAATACTTGACCGTTTCATAGGATACCATGGAATCATTTCTGCATATGTTAGCTGGTGAAAAAAATAGAATGCGCTCGGAGCACTTACTTCACTGCGTCTTCTTCTCTGTCGGCATTGACCATCTCTCGTCGAATCTCAGCACGCCATTGCGCCATGCGAATCGTCAGGTAGATGTACCAGAAAGTGACAATGGCAATGACAAGCGCGTAGTATGCATCGAATCTGACGAGAAAGTAGCCGATGGCGACAGCCAAATCAATCAGCATAGGGACCACTGAGAAGGTCACTTGCTCGAGGAATGTGTTAATAGAGCTACCCTTTCCTAGCGCAGACAGGACCTCGCCTGTCTTCTTGCCCAGATGAAAATCCAAACTAAGACTGTGCACGTGCTCGAATGCCGCGACGGAAAGTTCGCGATAAGAGTATTGGGAAACGGGAATCCAGAGCGCCGATCGCGTCGCACCGAGAAGTCCGTTGCTACCCTGCAAGAAGCGGAAAGCAATGTAGACCATGATGGCGGTCCACGGGTTGCCCTTCTCGGGGTCCTTGAGGCGATTGACGATTTCACCCGTCAGATCAGGTACTAGGACGTTGACGACGCGCTGCGCGAGCACGAGCATAAAGCATGCGACCACGACTAGCTGCAACTTGCGATCCTTGGAAGGCCAGAGATAGGGGAAGAAGACATGGTAGCCCTTGATGTATTCCCACCAGCTGCGCGCGGGTGCGCCAGTGGGCCTGCTCCAGGCGGGCGGTGCAGCACCCTCAGACGGCTGATGTTTGCCACCAGCTCCATTAATAGCGCCGTAGGAACCGTTCGCATGACCATTTTCCGCGTGACCGTTTTGGTCAGCGCCACCCAAGAGAGACGTGCTTTCGCCCGGACTTCCTCTCTCTTGCTGGAATTTACGCCGAGGCACAATGACAAAAAGTACGTAGAATACGATGAGGGCGAGTAGGAGCAGGATGCGGAGCAGGTCCATGGCCACCTCGGCCGCCTCCCAGTCGGTCATTCCGAAACGCAGACGCTTGGGGGGTTCTCCGACGGTCGGCTCCTTATGAGGGTGCGTGTAGATGGCAAAGGAAAGGGCGACTAGAACTATCTCTAGCACAGTGCCCAGAGTCCATGTTGCCAGATGGGCCTCGGTTGGCGAGGGCTTCGAGTCGAGGAGGGAGATGAGAAATAGACAGTAGACGAAGAAGGAGCCAACGAGATAGATCTGCAAGAATTAGTTCATTGTTGAGATGGATATATTGAGAGAGTCCAGACACATACCACAACGGCTTTGCCCGCCCACCAGTGCTCCTGCTTCTCGACCAGGGCATGCGCGACAGTGATGACAGAGTTGCCAACAAAGGTAAAGGCAGTCGCCAGCGACACCCACTCGAATAAGCGCTTCTGGGTCTGGGTGACATCGTCGTGGGCTGTCCTCTTGACAAAGTTGCGGGTCGGGTCGGTTGCAGGCAGCGGCTTCCCTCCAGGACCAGTTGTAGTAGGTTTGGCGATATTAGAATTAGTTTTGGAAGCGGCAATGCTGCGTGTTGTGAAGGCGGcgaggaagaagacgagCATAAGGATCGGGTAGGCATATTGCAGAACGGCGATGGTGTCGCGAACAGGGCCAGCATAGGACCATCTTTGGCCGTCGTCTTGGACAGTCATGTGGGCCTGGCGCAGCGGTGCGGCCATGATGCAGCTTCTCTCCACTTCAATGCGAGGCCCGGATGCGAGGACTCACAGGTGGCAGAGAAGTTGAGGGCGAGGGTTTAGGAAAGAGGAAGGAGTTGATACAAACGAGAAACGCGGTGACATGTTGGACTGGGACTGGGACTTGGGTAGTGGGCGAGAGAGAGGCTAGACTGGTGGCGCACATGCAGCAGGCATTAGGCCGGTCGGGGACGTGCTCAGGATGGATCTCGACCTCGCACCCCGGGGCCTGCAGCTCCAGGAGTCCAGGGACACACGACAACTCACGGCCACCAGCCGTCGGGTCCTGCAGCAGCCTGCAGCTCATCACCACTGGTCGACTTTTCTGATTTTGTAGAACAGGTACTGTAGCTGAACGAGGGCGCCACCAGCTGTCGACTGTTGTCAAGACTGTCCACCCACTTCAAcgccccccccccccaaaGAGGCCGCGTCGTCGCTTTTGCCATGAGGTGCCGGACGTCGCCCTAGTGCACCGCTCAGATGACTGAAAACAATCGCCGCACGTCAGCGGTCGCCTCGCCCAAGATACCGCCACCGCCGCCGCTGCCTCTACCCAAGCAAAAGTCGCGCTCCTACTTTGAGCGCTTTGTTGCACAGCCCTTGACTACCGCCTACGGCTCCCGTCCACCGAGCGTGCAGCAAGGTCATGGCCCAGAAGGCGGCCTTCCGAACCCTCTAGTGCCCAAACTTACCGGGTAAGTAGCGAGCGAGCCTCCATGTACTGTGTCTACTGCACTGTCTGTCGTATATGGTACCGCATCATGACAATGTATGCTGGGTCTGGGTATGCTGGGTACCACCTCCGCGTACACCATATACCGGCTATGCTCGCATGCTCGCATCGCTGCTTCCTTCATCACAAAGCGCACCTTTCCGTATATTCCTGTACCTGCCCGTTCCTTCCTTTGCTCGTGTACCCTTCCCTATACCACTCTCCATTCATGCACCTTCCCACTTCATTTGGCCTTTGCCGTCCCGACGCCTGCCCAATGTCTTCCGtaccccccccccccccgTGCTGCACATTCAATTGATTACCATGTGCGTGTTGATAATGCAGTCTAACATGTCAACCTAGCATTCGCACAGGCTATTCCCAAGATGCAAGCCACAAAACTGGTCTTGCCATCTCTGCCCTCGACATCAACCGCGAACGTACCCATGCCGTACTCGCTGGCAAGGAAATTCTAAAAACTGTCCGCGTGCAAGATGCCAGGATCGTCGACGAGACCAACCTGCGTGCTGCTGTCCTCAACTCGGCCGATTCACAGCCCAGGCAGCGTGAGGGATTGGGCATCCACGACGTGAAGTGGTCTCACGGCCAATTCAGCTCGCATATCGCTACAGCCGCTGCAAACGGCAAAGTCATCCTGTACGACCTCAACCGCGCCAGCGTGGAGCTGACTAGACTGCACGAGCACACGCGTCAGGTACACAAACTCGCTTTCAATCCCCATCAGGGTCACTTGCTGCTGTCTGCAAGCCACGATGCCACGGTCCGCCTGTGGGACTTGCGCGACATGCGCAGAGATGTCACTATCTGTCGCAGTCGCCATCAGTATGCAGGCATCAACGGCGGTATCCGTGATGTCCAGTGGTCGCCTACCGACGCGGTAGAATTCG
The sequence above is a segment of the Pyrenophora tritici-repentis strain M4 chromosome 3, whole genome shotgun sequence genome. Coding sequences within it:
- a CDS encoding ATM1, ABC-type transport system involved in Fe-S cluster assembly, permease and ATPase component codes for the protein MAAPLRQAHMTVQDDGQRWSYAGPVRDTIAVLQYAYPILMLVFFLAAFTTRSIAASKTNSNIAKPTTTGPGGKPLPATDPTRNFVKRTAHDDVTQTQKRLFEWVSLATAFTFVGNSVITVAHALVEKQEHWWAGKAVVIYLVGSFFVYCLFLISLLDSKPSPTEAHLATWTLGTVLEIVLVALSFAIYTHPHKEPTVGEPPKRLRFGMTDWEAAEVAMDLLRILLLLALIVFYVLFVIVPRRKFQQERGSPGESTSLLGGADQNGHAENGHANGSYGAINGAGGKHQPSEGAAPPAWSRPTGAPARSWWEYIKGYHVFFPYLWPSKDRKLQLVVVACFMLVLAQRVVNVLVPDLTGEIVNRLKDPEKGNPWTAIMVYIAFRFLQGSNGLLGATRSALWIPVSQYSYRELSVAAFEHVHSLSLDFHLGKKTGEVLSALGKGSSINTFLEQVTFSVVPMLIDLAVAIGYFLVRFDAYYALVIAIVTFWYIYLTIRMAQWRAEIRREMVNADREEDAVKNDSMVSYETVKYFNAEAYEFNRYREAVKKYQNAEYKVMISLNIMNITQNMVFMIGLLVTCFIAAYQVATGELEVGKFVTLITYMGQLQSPLNFFGTFYRMIQSAMINSERMLELFKEQPTVVDKEDAQPLPTCEGNLRFQDVHFAYDQRKPALTGLDFHCEPGTTTAFVGESGGGKSTVFRLLYRFYNTMSGSIQVDGHDVEDLTIDSVRGHIGVVPQDTVLFNETLMYNLKYANPEATDEQVHEACRAASIHDKIMTFPDKYETKVGDRGLRLSGGEKQRVAIARTILKNPRIIMLDEATAALDTETEQHIQEAFTTLAKGRTMLIIAHRLSTITHADQILVLHKGRVQERGTHEELLDRNGHYAAMWKKQIRAQRAAEQAQYLKDKADRLRRESKDGTINLEDGSSSHSSSDDENAKKNRPGGLNGSHHEQSSGKPHGHP